GGCCTTGTACATACCTAacgctgagaccctttaatacaaggGTCACTGGtgatgtggtgacccccaaccacaaaattattttccttgctatgTCACAACTTtagttttgctgttatgaattgtaatgtaaatatcttgtgTTTTTACAATGGTCTTAGGTATCTTGTGTTTCACAACGGTCTTGGGTGACCTCTGTAAATGGGGTGTACAATCCCCCTCAAAGGGGGTCGAGACACACAGGCTGAGAGCTACTGCCTTGGGGCACTCTATCATAATGGATGGTTGGGCTACAGGAACATGAGTGGGGGAGGAAGAAACTTGTGTTTATATACGGCAGGCTCTAGACAAGCCTCAgctcatctcttcccctcctaCCAGCCCTGGGCTTTACCCCATTCCAGATTAAGGTCATCACAGAGACACTTGGTCCCCATCCCAGCTTCTGATCTTTTCTCATTGCAACAAACTAGAAAGGGCAAAGTTGCTGTCTTGTCCAGGGGCCATGAAAATTAAAGCTCCACCACGTGGGCTTCAGCCTTGTAGAGGAGGAGCCTGAGCCTCAGGCCTGACCAATGAGTGCTGGtggcaacagagagagagacagtgatgtggaagtcgGACCAACTTGGCTGAAACCTTCACTATCCACCTATCTGGGATCAGTGACTTGCTCACCATCTCCCCACTGCAATTCTTTATCTAAAGAAGGCAGGCCAATCTGGGAGCTAGGTGAGTGTTTGCACTGTTCATAGCACTAGTCACTAGTCGCTAGTCACTAGTCACTAGTCCTAACGCCTGACACACGCCTGACACACGCCTGACCCTGAAGAACTGTAGCTGTGTCACCAACCCAGGCTCTGTCATTCTACAGTGTGCACATGGGAGTCACATGTCCTCTGGGGCCTTGAGCCTCCTGTGCTAAGATCCAGAGGTTTGCTTCAACAGCCCCAACTCCCCAACACCCAGCAGAAATCCACCTTAGGTCACTGGCCAGAGAGCGCGGCAGGGCTCTTACCAGGTGGAAGGCCTCATGGGAGTGCTGGAAAGTCAGGAGCATGTACTTAAGGACAGATAGGGCAGCTCCCCGCACGATGGGGTACAGCAGCTTAGAGAAGACCTGAAAAAGAGGTCATGTCAGGGGGTCCCCAGCCCTGAGCGACCCAGTGCCAAGTGTGACCACAGTGGGCCCTGGAAGAGAACCTGAGACACAGTAGAGTGGAAACAGCTGGCCAACCGTGGGAACAAGATCACAGATGTGCGCCGGAGCTGGATGGAGCAACAGATGGTGAAACGGGCAGCCAGAgttaggtgagcagacacacagTGGAATGAGTGGTCAGAGTAAGGGAGTTCGAATCCGAGGCCCAGAGAGGGGCAGTGATATAACCCTGTCACACAGTGAGCTTGACTGGGACCCCAGTACCTTGCATCCCACACCTGCACTGCTCCCAGAAGAGAGCAGTGGGAAAGGCCACGTGCCCAGGCTGGGACAGGGGCCACCAACCTTCTCAATTTTGGCGAGCGAAACCTCGATCAAGATGCTGAACTTCTTAACAGCAGCCAGGCCCTTCAGCAGGGCAATGATCCACTTGTCAATGTTCTTCCCCAGGGGCCAGGACACCCAGTCGATCATCCTGGTGAGGGGAATAACAGTGACACAGGGACAAGGGAGGCCCAAAAGCCAGAGCAAGGGCAGCCTAGGGACTGGCCGTAAAGTCCTGACCCACACCTGCACTCCTGGAAGACTTAACAGAGCCCAGCAGACATGGCTCACAGCCCCGCAGACCCTCTCACTCACTGTTCCTCATTACAGGGAGAAAGGGGGTTCCAGGCAGGGAGCTGTATCCTGGGGCTGAGAACTCTGGCTCCACCAAGCCCAACAACCAAGGACCAGGGCCAGCCACTTCTCTCTGAGCCTGGACTTCATCTGCAAATGGAGACAATGCCCCTCTCATGAGAATATCACATTAAGCCAGGACAGCAGCTAAACTCGGCAGGATCCACCTACACCAGGCCTGTCCTGGGATGAGCATGGGGCTGAGATGTGGTAAGTGCTCAGGAGAACAGCATCACTCATTAGAATACCAGAGTGTGGGCAATGAGGAAGAACAGGGGTACTTATGAAAGTTCCCCTTGGCTCTGCCCTACCCGGCTCACTTTCACCTGATCCTCACTTTCTTTGATGGGCCCAGTGATGACCACTTTAGAGCTGAGAAACTGAAATAAAGTCACACAGACGAGAAGCACAGGGCAGGATTGGCTCTTGAGGGACACAACTCTCCCGCCTACACTCTTGCCCCCCCTCCTCCCGCCTACACTCTTGCCCCCCCTCCTCCCGCCTACACTCTTGCCCCCCCTCCTCCCGCCTACACTCTTGCCCCCCCTCCTCCCGCCTACACTCTTGCCCCCCTCCTCCCGCCTACACTCTTGCCCCCCCTCCTCCCGCCTACACTCTTGCCCCCCTCCTCCCGCCTACACTCTTGCCCCCCCTCCTCCCGCCTACACTCTTGCCCCCCCTCCTCCCGCCTACACTCTTGCCCCCCCTCCTCCCGCCTACACTCTTGCCCCCCCTCCTCCCGCCTACACTCTTGCCCACCCTCCTCCCGCCTACACTCTTGCCCCCCCTCCTCCCGCCTACACTCTTGCCCCCCCTCCTCCCGCCTACACTCTTGCCCCCCTCCTCCCGCCTACACTCTTGCCCCCCCTCCTCCCGCCTACACTCTTGCCCCCCCTCCTCCCGCCTACACTCTTGCCCACCCTCCTCCCGCCTACACTCTTGCCCACCCTCCTCCCGCCTACAGTCTAGCCCACCCCCCTCCCACCTACACTCTTGCCCACTAAGACAGGGAGCCCAGAAGGCCCTATGGAGATGGTGTTCTGTGCATGAGTACACAGAAGGGCAGAGGGAGGCATGCCAGGTAGATGGGGTCTGCACAGGCAAAGGCCTGAGGGGAAGAGTGCAGGTGGCATAGTCAGGGGTCACAGGCAGGCAGGTGAAGCTGGCTCACAGGTGACAACATTCAAATGAGGGAATGTACACAGATCCAGCGAGTTGAAAAGCACCTAAGCTCTGTTTATGACCTTTTGTAGACTGATCACACCAAAAACTACTTTTActctgtatgtgtgcgtgcatgtgtgcgtgcgtgcgtgtgtgcgtatTTTCACACACCTGCAGAATGGAGTCCACTGGACAGGCGATGTATGCTGCTCCATTACTACTCTGCATCCTGATGCCCTTTGTAAGAGTCTCCTTACCAAGCTCGaagctgactggccagtgagctccaagggTTTGTccatctctagctcctcaatACTAAAGTCAGTTGTACTTACAGCTATGCCAGATGATGGGTATCTGAACCCAGAGGCCAGCACTCTTAGCCACCAAGCCATCCCCTCTGCCCCTGTTTTTACTTTCTCATGTTGCCATCTACTTCTACTTTTATAGGGGAAGACTGAGGCCGAGAGTTCAGCAGCGTTTCCAGGGTCACACAGCTAGTACCTAGTCTGATGGGATCACTGGAACAGGATTTGGTGTTACTTATATCTATCCCAAGGCCAAACAGGGTGAGACTGTCGAGCTCACAGTAAACACGTATGAGCCTGACCTCTAACCGCTGACAGCCCCATCTCCACCCACTGACCCTCGGCACCCACCTGCTAATGGCAGTCAGCATCTGGGAGTCTGTCACACTATCATCATTGCTGAGGTTCCGGACCACACCATCCATAAGCTCCAATGGGAGGTGCTGGACCACGCTGGCCAAGGCGCTGGACGGTGGCTCCTCCTCTGGAATGGATTGAGCTCTCATGCACCACTACGTAGACTAGGCCTCTGGAAACAGCACGTGGGGCCACATCCTCTCCCCTGACAACATCAAAGTCTAATTCCACTGTAATACATTCATTCTACAACCCTTCCCTGGCATACTCTGACACCACGAGAAAGCAACTGTGCGTGTAAACAGAAACCCTTCGGAAGAGTTCATGCTGGAGCTGGCCTTGAGAGGAAAGGTCATTCCAGTCGCATCTACACAACGGCTGAGATGTAAGAAGGTACACTTAATATCAAACTCTTATGCAAGTGTATAGGAGGTAGGTCCTGGCACACTGGCGGGCAGGCCTTGgctcccccttcctttcccttgcaCAGTCCTACCATCAGGGAAGACACAGCTCAGTCATCCACACGGCTGGCTGACAACTGGACATCAAGATTCAGagttaaggggctggagaaatggcgcggtggttaagaacacttgatgtTCTTGAAAAGAgcagagttctgttcccagcattccagcatggtggctcacaaccatccttgtAACTCCACACTTCAAGGGACCCATGCTTTATTCTGACATCGGTGTGCACCAAGCACACACgcagtgcacaaacatacacacagatagaacactcacacacatgaaataaagataaaactttttttaaagatagattaTGAGTTTAGGTATCCCCTGCTGCTAGGTACTAATCGCCCCAGATCAAGCCTGCCTGACCCAAAGGCCAGGACCATTCTGCATTCCCAGGTTGACAGTATCCTCCGGCCCACATGGAATGCCCCCTGCATTTCCAGCCCCACCACAAGACAACACCCACATTAAAAGCCCAAGGTAGACTTTGTCACTAAAAATGAGCATCGCACTCCGTCTCGTGTGCAACCCACCACAGTGTCCAGCCGAGCTCCCACCCCCGGTCCCGGTTGCACACGCACCTGTACAGGAGATGACAGCGAACAGCTCCTTGAGGCAGGGAAGGATGGCGGCGGGCTGCGCGCGCCACAGCTGCGCCAGGAGCCCGCTCACCTGCTGGGCCTGCTCCAGGAACTCCACCGCGCCCTCCTCGCCCTCGGCTGGGCAGCGGAAGCGACCGAGGCAGCGCACCAGCTGCTGGCAGAAGAGCAGACGGTGCGCGCCGTCGGGTACGCAGCGCGGGTGGCGCGCCAGCAGCCGGGCGACCTGCGCGCAGGCGGCGGGGCCCGGGCGCTCGCACACGGTGCGCAGGACCTCGCGCCGCAGCAGCGCGAACACCTCGTCCGCCGCGGGCCCGTCGGGCAGCAGCTGCAGCCCTAGCTGCACACAGGCCAGCGCGCGCGCCCCCGGGGGCCCTGCACCGCCCTGCAGCAGGCGCAGCACGCGGCGCGCACTGAAGAACTCGGCGAAGACGTCGGGGTGGTGGCGACCCGCCACGTGCAGCAACTGGCAGCCCACGCGGCGCGGCAGCTCCTCCGTGCCACCCACGTAGAGGCGCGCGCCCAGGGCCAGCAGCGCCAGGCACTGCTCCCGCTCCAAGGGCTGCCGCGCGGCCTCCAGCACGCGCCGCACCAGCCCTTGCTTCACACTCGCAGGGTAGGACGAAGTCACCACGGCCTCCAGGATCTTGTCCATGACGGCCGCACGGGGCTGGGGACAGGGACTGCGCCACCCACAACCCGGTCCAGATCCTTGGGTGCTGATACTGTAGAAGGGCCTCAGTTTTCTTGCCTGCAAAATTAGAACACTAATATcacgttggggaggaaaggatttattctgcTTATACATCCacactactgttcatcaccaatggaagtgaagacaggaactcacacaaggcaggagactggaggcaggagctgatgcagaggccatggagggatgttatttactggattgcttcccctggcttgctcagcttgctttcttatagagcccagggatGATAGAtagcaccacccataatgggcctTCCCACCCttgctcactaattgagaaaatgccttacagctggatctcatggaggcatttcctcaagggaggctcctttctctgcgataactccagcttgtgtcaagttgacacacaaaaccagccagtgcagatGGTATTATCACTTTGGTAGGATATAGAATCACTTATGAGACACAA
This Mus musculus strain C57BL/6J chromosome 7, GRCm38.p6 C57BL/6J DNA region includes the following protein-coding sequences:
- the Usp35 gene encoding ubiquitin carboxyl-terminal hydrolase 35 isoform X5, with the translated sequence MATSAPGHTIILGAVYRTGLDLLPPESDPSQARKLRPFYSISTQGSGPGCGWRSPCPQPRAAVMDKILEAVVTSSYPASVKQGLVRRVLEAARQPLEREQCLALLALGARLYVGGTEELPRRVGCQLLHVAGRHHPDVFAEFFSARRVLRLLQGGAGPPGARALACVQLGLQLLPDGPAADEVFALLRREVLRTVCERPGPAACAQVARLLARHPRCVPDGAHRLLFCQQLVRCLGRFRCPAEGEEGAVEFLEQAQQVSGLLAQLWRAQPAAILPCLKELFAVISCTEEEPPSSALASVVQHLPLELMDGVVRNLSNDDSVTDSQMLTAISRMIDWVSWPLGKNIDKWIIALLKGLAAVKKFSILIEVSLAKIEKVFSKLLYPIVRGAALSVLKYMLLTFQHSHEAFHLLLPHIPAMVASLVKEDSNSGTSCLEQLAELVHCMVFRFPGFPDLYEPVMEAIKGLSVASAAPALCHMLTPCVLSSPEHERRLAHRTRLVS